The genomic DNA cttTGACCAGTTTATTCTGATCTTATAggtttaataacgtgacagacagcttcttcttcatatAGCTTAGCGTCAtgcctctgggtatctctcctctcttaaatttgaaactgaaatattaatacatacacgtTCTTTTATTGTGAGAGTAAAGTTGAGCAGACACcgtttattgatataaatatgattctcaatctggtgttcaaatgtttcttcttgttaAAGAATAAAATATCCATGGGTGACAAATACATCTGTAAATACAATGGCATCtgataactgaaaacttttgctttGTGATACTAACTAAAAAGTTTGTGTTTTTCTTAGAGATTAAAAAGAAGGCACGTGAGACAAAAACACGAATATGtttgcgtctcaatcagctccctgtGTCATGAagcagtatatcgtgaacacgattTCGGGTACTGGCaggggtgttcatccactgatcattgggacacttatgactcaattaccTGCGACATGATAACGAGCTTGCGCACTGAAGAACAGCTGTTATTAATTAACACCATCACTGTAAAAATAATACTATCattcattttcgttgaagatattcaaacatagtgctatgaaagataaatgacattaaataaagaaataaaaaggagtgtattttaaccCTACTTtcaacaactctaatatttatttgaaagattGTTTgcctttcatggtcattatggatgaaagacattacaaacaactcttttaaagagaaaataaggctttgatatcttatatttacacttgtgctcgtcttcagcttcagtgcactggaactagggagctgattgagacacaccttATGTTTGCCTACATGATTATGTGCAGTATTGAGAGTAGAAGTGCATCCTGattaatattgtatgttttatcATTCTGCATCTGTTTCTTTCAGGTGTGTTTCTGATCCCCTATGTTCTAATGGTGTTTTTCGGGGGTATTCCAGTATTCTTCCTTGAGATTGCGCTTGGTCAGTTCATGAAACAAGGTGGGGTCGCAACATGGAACATTGCCCCTCTTTTTAAAGGTGGAGTATTATTAACAGCCAGATGTATTTTTACACACCCTTACCCTCTCTATCAGCCATTAATAAAACAGATTTAATCCCTTGTCCTGACAGCAGTTATGTTTAATTATTAATGAAAAAACATAGTATTGATCTCTCTGGCATTTAATATTGTCCATTATGACGCTCTCTGGCATTTATGTCTCATCATTACCCTTTCATGCAGGGCTTGGTCTGGCATCAATGGTGATCGTGTTCTTCTGCAACACCTACTACATCATGGTTCTGGTTTGGGGTCTGTACTTTCTGGTTCACTCTTTCACTTCCCCTTTGCCGTGGGCCACTTGTGGGCATGAATGGAACACGGTCAACTGTACCACCAATTTTAGCCGGGTGGGTTTTAATCAATCACTGTCCACTTCCCCCCTAAACGTCTCCTCCCTCAATGGCAGCTGCCTGGAGCCCAGGGGTTTGCGTTCATCTGTCATGGAATTCTGGGAGTaagtgtttttaaagtgttttcaaaTCTGATCATTTTTTTTCTGGATGAAAAAGGGTTTTGAACATTCGGAACACATCTGGATGAATTCTGGATAATGTGGTCTGATCTTCATTTAAGATCTTCGTCGCAATCAGaactaaacacacacattaagaAACTCTACAACATTTAACATAGCTGTATCTTTCTtgaacaagtctttttttttttttaattatccctttttctccataatttggaatgcccaattcccactacttagtaggtcctcgtggtggtgcagttacctacctcaatccgggtggcaaaggacaagtttcagttgcctctgcttctgagatagtcaatccgcgcatcttatcacgtggctcattgtgcacgacaccgcagagactccgcatgtggaggctcatactactgtccgcgatccatgcacaacttaccacgtgcccaattgagagtgagaaccactaatcgtgaccacgaggaggttaccccatgtgactctaccctccctagcaaccgggccaatttggttgcttaggagacctggctggagtcacacagcacaccctggattcggacTCCaaaggtggtagtcagtgtcaatactcgctgagctacccaggcccctgaacaAGTCATTTTATACATAATTAAGATAATTAAATGGAACATGTACACTACAGAAAAATAATTTTCACTTACcccagtatttttgtctttttctagtaaaaaaatctaaacattcttaaaataagattagatttacttgagaagcaaataatatatcaagtcttgttttcagagaaatctaacaaaatttagcaaggtttatgcttaaaacaactatttgcctatgggctaagaaaaataacttattttaagcataaaccccacaaAATTTTGATTAAATACCTAATGTTATTTTGCTTCTTAAAATTatcttgttttatttaaatgtatctgatgtttaaatatttttactggaaaacaagacaaaaatattgattactaAAATGATTTTGCAGTGTATACAGATATGTAACAGTGGATTGGCTGGAGTGGGCATCCATTTACTGTATACAATTTCTATAATattaaattcaaataataataataaataatacaaaataataataataatgatcaataaataataataattcataatcaGAATGTTGGGGGGTATCTGTCAGAACATGTGATCTAAAATTGTGGGTCTTGAAACATGACACTGATACAATCAACATGttcaaaccagaaaaaaaaatctgtatttagGAAAAGCCAAGTCAGAGTCCTGACTTTAGTTCTTTTGAAATGCTATGAGGAAACTTTCCTTATCAGGCGAAAAGTGCTACGTCTGTCTGGAGGTTTGGATGAAGTGGGTGACATCAGCGGTCACATGGTCTTGTGCCTTCTTGCTACGTGGGTCATTGTCTACTTCTGCATCTGGAAGGGTGTTAAGTCCACTGGCAAGGTACAAATACGTGTTCCTCCATTATACGTTATCTTAATCAACAGTCTTTTTACGATAACAATAACATCAGAACCCACACTTTCTTATGTATTGCACACACTCCATCATATGCAGAACCATAATGAATATTGGTGTGTTGCCCTAGAGTGTtgtgaaaatttgaaaaatagatCAAGGGCCAAAGCAGCTTGTAAGCTGATTATTAGCTCTCCTAGTATGTGTtgttcaaagtgtgtgtgtttcttttgtTTAAAGCCAaagtgtgttattttttcatgATGAATCTCCTCTCCCAGTTATGCAGTATATACTGAGTCAGTTATAAGTAAGCAGTTATTATGttgatttctctgaaatgtgtaaCACTGTGGCTATATTTGCTTGAGTAGACCGACCAGTCAGATACAGCAACAGTGGCGTAagtttggggtggggctatctgtttgccTGACCAGTGGCAGAGTGTAATGGAAACCTGTGACACAACACACaatggaaacctgtttgaaaacaggtcATTATGTTTGTCCAAATGGTGCAGaagttacacactttagctttaaaggaaaacatttattttttccgaATCTCTGAGAAAACAATCAGAActatcagaaaaataaaatgttttattgtagaTATTCATACAACTGAATATTAGATCTGAGGTATTTCTGACAGAATTACTCTTTTAAGGAGTAATTAGTAATTTAGGAACAGTGTGATAGATAATATgtaatttatatgtgtgtgtgtgtttgtgtgtgtgtgtgtgtgtagattgtATATTTCACAGCTCTGTTCCCATACCTTGTCCTGGTGGTCTTGTTTGTTCATGGCATCTCATTGCCTGGAGCTAAAAACGGCATTATTTACTATCTGAAACCTAACTGGAGCAAACTCTCAGAAGCACAGGTaagagtgtgtctgtgtatgtttattttttattttttatatgtgtcCAAAGCAATAATAGAGACAAGTGACATGATAATATAAttattgttgtcatgacaatgatgaTGGCAGGTATGGATCGATGCTGCCACACAGATCTTCTTTTCTTATGCTATTGGTCTGGGGGCACTAACGGCACTTGGGAGCTACAACCGCTTCAACAACAACTGTTACCAGTAAGTAAACTGTCACTCACACAATTTCAAATTTGTGATAGTGATATAAGAGCATATTAGTGTAGATTTCATTAGATCAAGTACAGATAGATATTAAGAGATTAATTGGAGCGTAATATGTTAATATTAATGTaaagtaatttttaacaaaactaCTCTATTTAAATGCTACAGTTTGAAACTCCAGTAATTTTGAATTAGGATTTGTTTTAAGGATAATTTCTTatagttttatattatattataatttatacagcaattagttccggtccttgaatccAATTGGACAAGAGGTGTTCCAAGAATGCTGGTAGCTCACACCATTAGCACTGGgacactttactgtttgtatcacacCACTTGTGTTCCAAACTaatgtgtaagagcagtgcagatgtgtgaaTTTTCTTTCATCCCTGTGATATTAAAGATTTAaaccagcaggtggtgacaaaagaccgTCTTTTGTGTGCTATGAGCAAGTTAAGCTCACGATGACAAACTGTGTCGTCAGTAAGTGCACAAGTTTCTTTGAAGTTATCCGGAATTGTCACACACCATGATCGCTTGGATTACTACTAAACTGTAGCTGAAAAATTGATTTAAACTAACAATTTTAGCATTAAGGCCGATCAAAGCTGAGAGTTGCGACAGACGGAGTCATCGAACATGCTCATGGCACCTACCTGATAACCACCGAGTTGGGAGAatatgtaaactttcaacatggcagaggagagtctAGTTGCTgtgtcagtgtcaaaataagagttctgcaaaaaaacaacaaaacacttcaATGTGACTGAAATCATCGTAGGATTATTTAGATAGCATGTATAGCAGCATCACTCCACGATCAGAGCAGATTATtatcacactacagctgaggaacagagttaaactaacagctgcacGTAATCACacgctcagtctctctctctctctctctctctctctctcatacacaaatACATCCTTGTTTCTTCAATagcttgttagaaacagcccaagctgtcgtTACTAGTTCTAACGGGTGGTTTTCGAATTAGAAATGCAGACTTGGTCGCATCTTTCGAACTAGAAACGGCAGATCCTGTGGTGTAAGGAAGTAGTTCCACTCATGAGCATTTTTTTgagacagtccttagtttttccctacttatttatttacttgttcgttgAGCTGTTGTATAAAAGAAATATCACACTAGCTAGAGTGCTGTGTTGTCCATACAGCTGTGATTCGCATTACCTGCGTCCGAATCACAGCCATGGTGATAGCTGGGCATACAACAcccttgctcatgtgatattgctttaatattatattatattatattatattatattatattatattatataaatcccagattttcaatgtggtctcagactttttgaTTCCAATGTATTTGTAGTAACGTTTTGTATAAAGTATAGTTTTGTGTGCTTCTGACTTTATATAAACACAGTAATAATACAAAGGCCTTCCTgccaaacattttttaaaagttttttctcTGTAGTTTATAACCATGGTGCATCCCTGTGGGACgttagtgtgtgtatgtttgcatgcatgtgcTCACATCAGAGATCAGGGGATGAGTGTCCACCCAGTTTAACCCTGTGCATTGCGTGTTCTCTTACACACTAATCCCACaatgatttctctctctctcacactgcaGGGATGCATTTGTTTTGGCTCTCATAAACAGTGGAACAAGCTTCTTTGCAGGGTTTGTTGTTTTCTCAGTACTGGGTTTCATGGCGGCTGAACAGGGTGTTGACATCAGTAATGTGGCAGAAAGTGGTGAGACAGTCTCCTCAACATGCTCTCTGTTCCTTCATATTCTCCTAAATTGCAATAAAATAGTAGAACAACAGCTCTAAAAAGTActgtcatgtttttttaaacttagGATTATGGGAATGGCATGTTATTACCATGATATTATAGTATAGTgccatgatattctttgaagtaccgtGGAATATCATGTAAATACCTTGGTACATAAATAATCATTCAGTAGTATTATCatctgtaatatatatatgtaagagTGGCCAACCACTCAAAAATGtaaaccctctctctctctctcttcatatatgtacagtatataagtatTGAAAAGAGCCTGAACTGAAttgtttgctaaattatattacatggctccttacatgtatcgcggcagttctgTTAGTTGGCTCTAAAAGCGagataaatgttctcccaaacagatgatgctttaagattaatgctctattgaattttaaatcaacacaaTCAACCtgcctaacctaaacctaaaccttaaatctaaacctaaccaatagtgttataaaaagcaaatgtgagataaaaaacgcAATTTCTGAATCAAACCACTCATTTTGTGGCGCTACTATCACATGTCAACTCGTGTGCTCCTCAGTACTCATACCCCaatcctttgcattgcaagtacaACGCTCTATCTGTTGAACTACTGCAATTTGCAATATGATTGCATTTGAACAAGCctataaatgtagttggtcatgtaatgcaaacgtaaaaacttattgccttacaagtcatgcgctacaaTGAAAGTGTTCtgttgtcataagatagcattgtgtgaaaaGTGATTGAACTGATAAATCTGCCCtattacttgtgatttgtgtgaaagggaataaatgtcatcgttgttttagcgcctctagtgttcgtttcaacaggaaactgccgttatacatacaacgagccacgtaacaataattttgcaaaaatgtaggtatagtgatgtgattctatgagaccatgttGATAGAAAAAGTATATTTAGTTGTGTCGTCTCTTGTCCTCTCTCAGGTCCTGGTTTAGCATTTATTGCCTATCCAAAAGCAGTGTCACTCATGCCGTTAGCTCCGCTGTGGGCAGTACTGTTCTTCCTCATGCTTCTGGTGCTGGGATTGGACAGTCaggtgaggccccacccacctaGTTAAAAATATTTCACTACGGCTTCTGTAAGATAGCTATGATGGATCTGCCTTAAGCAATATCAGCAAATCATAACAAAAAGTCCATAGCCACAAATCAAGGGCAAAGTGAGGGTGTATCATGACTGTCTTTTATTAGAACATGCTTAGGCAAGTAAAAACATGATCTCAAACAATCACCATTGGTGAGAAGACaaaaattctaaaaaataaaataaaaaaaaaagatgtcagcAAAATGCAGTTCAGTTAACATCATAACATTTGTAAGGagaataaaaatatttcaaataacacAGGGTTGATCTGGCCTCTTACTCTCTCAGAGGACAAATCACAACAAAACCTAACCAGTACAAGACACTTCAAGTAAATAACAAGCTGACTGACTCACTAGACAAGATGCACACTGAAATTAAAGGAGGTGGCCAgcaccatatacaggtgcatctcaataaattagaatatcgtggaaatgttcatttatttcagtaattcaactcaaattgtgaaactcgtgtattaaataaattcaatgcacacagactgaagtagtttaagtctttggttcttttaattgtgatgattttggcacacatttaacaaaaacccaccaattcactatctcaaaaaattagaatatggtgacatgccaatcagctaatcaactcaaaacacctgcaaaggtttcctgagccttcaaaatggtctctcagtttggttcactaggctacacaatcatggggaagactgctgatctgacagttgtccagaagacaatcattgacacccttcacaaggagggtaagccacaaacattcattgccaaagaagctggctgttcacagagtgctgtatccaagcatgttaacagaaagttgagtggaaggaaaaagtgtggaagaaaaagatgcacaaccaaccgagagaaccgcagccttatgaggattgtcaagcaaaatcgattcaagaatttgggtgaacttcacaaggaatggactgaggctggggtcaaggcatcaagagccaccacacacagacgtgtcaaggaatttggctacagttgtcgtattcctcttgttaagccactcctgaaccacagacaacgtcagaggcatcttacctgggctaaggagaagaagaactggactgttgcccagtgttccaaagtcctctttttagatgagagcaagttttgtatttcattttttttgtccttcagtctggaggaagggtggagaagctcatagcccaagttgcttgaagtccagtgttaagtttccacagtctgtgatgatttggggtgcaatgtcatctgctggtgttggtccattgtgttttttgaaaaccaaagtcactgcactcgtttaccaagaaattttggagcacttcatgcttccttctgctgaaagatgctgatttcattttccagcaggatttggcacctgcccacactgccaaaagcaccaaaagttggttaaatgaccatggtgttggtgtgcttgactggccagcaaactcgccagacctgaaccccatagagaatctatgggatattgtcaagaggaaaatgagaaacaagagaccaaaaaatgcagatgagctgaaggccactgtcaaagaaacctgggcttccataccacctcagcagtgccacaaactgatcacctccatgccacgccgaattgaggcagtaattaaagcaaaaggagcccctaccaagtattgagtatatatacagtaaatggacatactttccagaaggccaacaattcactaaaaatgttttttttattggtcttatgatgtattctaattttttgagatagtgaattggtgggtttttgttaaatgtgagccaaaatcatcacaattaaaagaaccaaagacttaaactacttcagtctgtgtgcattgaatttatttaatacacgagtttcacagtttgagttgaattactgaaataaatgaacttttccacaacattctaatttattgagatgcacctgtacatacagaAGGGGAAATTAACAAACACAGTAttatttttcatcagtccataagagtccatatttattctagaatagatttttttataagtccctcatttcatctgttgttgattgcttagtaggaaacatcttagtctcaggtcACGCCctagtgtgtttagaggtgtttccacatacggagaaaaagaaatcatatagttggtgctttaatgtatcccttttgcaaagtcctgaattccaacaaatgttaaaggctgaaatcaatgtttatatggagatgcctcattcatcaaaaaatccaaagcacgagaactcgtggagttggaagggaatattaaaagcgccgaggcagagctgaagtgccgaatgtcgtctgatggcctcagagaattgacccaactgaaatacagatataatactattttgccgcggaaggtggagttttggctattcagggcaagacagtcatactttgagtcaggggacaaagcagggaagcttttggctagatatataatgcagagagggtctttttctaccattccctcagtgaaatctgctggtggtgaaatatttacctcagccattgatattaataatgcttttaaagagttctatcttgatctctatagctccacatcttcgtctactgatgaggatattagaaattttgtggaaccattagaactccctaaactgacaactgagtaaaaaaattatcttgattctgagataaacttggaggagcttggcgaggtaattaaagcctttcctacaggcaaggctctggggccagatggctttgctgctgaattttttagatcttatgctacagaactggctccacttttgctagaagtttatgctgaatcattaaagaatggaaagcttccgccaataATGACACAAgcttggatcagtctgattcttaaaaaggacaaagatccaagcgagtgtaagagttactgtccaatttccctgatccagccagacataaaaatattgtcaaaagttttggctaaccgattaagtaaatttatgacatctcttatacatatagatcaggtggggtttatttggggccgcagctcttctgataacattaggcgtctcatcagtattatgtggtcagtggcaaatgatcagactccggtcgctgccatctcatttgacaccgaaaaggtgtttgatatggtagaatgggattatatttttaagattttggaaatatctGGGtacaggaatacttttattggatggattaagttactttataggcacccggtagcagcggtacaaacaaatggattcattattttactctggataggggcacctggcagggttgccttctttccccattatagctctgtcttgccctggaatcattagcagctgctataagaaaggaggaggattttccaggggtggtggtgggaggtatggcacataagcttttgctttacgcagattttattattcatctccgaccccactagatctatgccttgcctccacagaattattaattccttttttaagttctcaggatacagagtcaactggtctaaatctgaagctttggctctgacagcgtactgcccagtaacgg from Myxocyprinus asiaticus isolate MX2 ecotype Aquarium Trade chromosome 29, UBuf_Myxa_2, whole genome shotgun sequence includes the following:
- the LOC127420486 gene encoding sodium- and chloride-dependent creatine transporter 1-like isoform X2; translated protein: MSPEEHLSNDDNTCQDESQEEAEVARPLVSDADMGEPSVCTGLVDTCGHTAELGHSDRQTWSRQMDFIMSCVGFAVGLGNVWRFPYLCYKNGGGVFLIPYVLMVFFGGIPVFFLEIALGQFMKQGGVATWNIAPLFKGLGLASMVIVFFCNTYYIMVLVWGLYFLVHSFTSPLPWATCGHEWNTVNCTTNFSRVGFNQSLSTSPLNVSSLNGSCLEPRGLRSSVMEFWERKVLRLSGGLDEVGDISGHMVLCLLATWVIVYFCIWKGVKSTGKIVYFTALFPYLVLVVLFVHGISLPGAKNGIIYYLKPNWSKLSEAQVWIDAATQIFFSYAIGLGALTALGSYNRFNNNCYQDAFVLALINSGTSFFAGFVVFSVLGFMAAEQGVDISNVAESGPGLAFIAYPKAVSLMPLAPLWAVLFFLMLLVLGLDSQFVGVEGFITGIMDMLPPKSFLGSLRREIVVLICCFTCFTVDLSMVTEGGMYVFQLFDYYSASGITLLWQAFWECVVVAWVYGADRFMDDVARMIGYRPLPYMKWCWSYITPVVCMRWQHLTTPIWGRHHLEFLPPENEARLLPKPEENKSTLLYESVI
- the LOC127420486 gene encoding sodium- and chloride-dependent creatine transporter 1-like isoform X1 — protein: MSPEEHLSNDDNTCQDESQEEAEVARPLVSDADMGEPSVCTGLVDTCGHTAELGHSDRQTWSRQMDFIMSCVGFAVGLGNVWRFPYLCYKNGGGVFLIPYVLMVFFGGIPVFFLEIALGQFMKQGGVATWNIAPLFKGLGLASMVIVFFCNTYYIMVLVWGLYFLVHSFTSPLPWATCGHEWNTVNCTTNFSRVGFNQSLSTSPLNVSSLNGSCLEPRGLRSSVMEFWERKVLRLSGGLDEVGDISGHMVLCLLATWVIVYFCIWKGVKSTGKIVYFTALFPYLVLVVLFVHGISLPGAKNGIIYYLKPNWSKLSEAQVWIDAATQIFFSYAIGLGALTALGSYNRFNNNCYQDAFVLALINSGTSFFAGFVVFSVLGFMAAEQGVDISNVAESGPGLAFIAYPKAVSLMPLAPLWAVLFFLMLLVLGLDSQFVGVEGFITGIMDMLPPKSFLGSLRREIVVLICCFTCFTVDLSMVTEGGMYVFQLFDYYSASGITLLWQAFWECVVVAWVYGADRFMDDVARMIGYRPLPYMKWCWSYITPVVCMGVFLFHVINYKRLVYNGVYLYPWWGEVLGWFLALSSMLCIPLTVLYKLLHSKGSLTERWQHLTTPIWGRHHLEFLPPENEARLLPKPEENKSTLLYESVI